In one window of uncultured Campylobacter sp. DNA:
- a CDS encoding carbon monoxide dehydrogenase, which yields MANGKISKQKSSRKKAAMDENSAANTGENSAAEALKSSAASVFDNSTNSAQNSAANSMTSASLTRDKISKNRAAGENSCDECDCEAKNSAPSYDDTASSTSSTNFAARSSTQSAGNAQNSAIGSTTNSMADSLINSISNPTKSPSSKDHFSCSHEHSDSSAIHSHLHDEDLATHSHDQEENLAAYLHEYGANSAASSHEHDEDSAISSHEHDKHCHDHKPHSHRAIIGFDEHGIPKVLVPAEASPHTHKDAQGNLFEHFHEAEFTADYMKAVLEYKKTFPTKQEVLEKTPDPAVREMMLRMEQIGVDTAFDRFDKQMPMCSYGLSGVCCKICNMGPCKITKKADRGTCGADADLIVSRNLLRQVAAGVAQHGAHARELLLSLKWAAQGKLDLPIIGEYKIINTAKAFGIPTEGRELKEVAIELADTLLTDLSQSSGEYKTITALAPKERQEVWRKLDILPISAYNEVFEAYHRTGVGTDGDWRSVMQHLLRCGLAFTFTGVVAANIATDALFGVGDRVTSKSNMGALKKGWVNIAVHGHLPTLVSLIVGIGNSKEYQDKARAIGAQGIAFYGVCCSGLSAMYRNWGVVPLSNAVTAELVIGTGALDLWVADVQDVYPAIMDVANCFQTKVVTTSSSARLPGAEHIGYDHHHSNIAETRNLARKILDRALQSHEKRKGLPVYIPPYEVEAEVGFSVEFVHKHYGGMEPLAHALKSGEILGIVNMVGCTNPKVPYERAIIDVAQTLIENNVLILTNGCASFPLMKLGFCQKNAYKKAGASLRAFLEKDELPPVWHVGECIDNTRSSGIFAGIAGVLDKNLYELPLAFTSPEWANEKGVDASLGFRLMGIDSYHCVEYQIHGSANVIHFFKEGTRRALGSVMHVDTDPVALALKMVSDMRLKRKALGWQ from the coding sequence ATGGCAAACGGCAAAATCTCAAAACAAAAAAGCTCACGCAAGAAGGCTGCGATGGATGAAAATTCTGCTGCGAATACGGGAGAAAATTCCGCCGCAGAGGCGCTCAAAAGCTCCGCTGCGTCCGTTTTTGATAACAGCACAAATAGCGCTCAAAATTCCGCCGCAAATTCTATGACTTCCGCCTCACTTACTCGCGACAAAATTTCTAAAAATCGCGCCGCAGGTGAGAATTCCTGCGACGAATGCGATTGCGAAGCCAAAAATTCCGCACCGAGTTACGATGATACCGCAAGTTCTACTTCAAGCACGAACTTTGCGGCGCGCTCAAGCACTCAAAGCGCAGGCAACGCCCAAAATTCCGCGATAGGCTCTACGACAAATTCCATGGCCGATTCTTTGATAAATTCCATCTCAAATCCTACGAAGAGCCCAAGCAGCAAAGACCACTTCTCTTGCTCGCACGAACATAGCGATAGCTCCGCAATCCACTCGCATCTACACGACGAAGATCTTGCGACTCACTCGCACGATCAAGAAGAGAACCTCGCAGCTTATTTGCACGAATACGGCGCAAATTCTGCGGCGTCTTCGCATGAGCACGACGAGGATTCCGCCATCAGCTCGCACGAGCACGACAAACATTGCCATGATCACAAGCCCCACTCTCATCGCGCGATTATCGGATTTGACGAGCACGGCATCCCAAAAGTTTTAGTGCCCGCAGAGGCTAGTCCGCACACACATAAAGACGCGCAGGGCAATCTTTTCGAGCATTTTCACGAGGCGGAATTTACGGCGGATTATATGAAGGCGGTGCTTGAATACAAAAAGACCTTCCCCACAAAACAAGAAGTACTTGAGAAAACCCCTGATCCCGCCGTGCGCGAAATGATGCTTAGGATGGAGCAGATCGGCGTAGATACGGCGTTTGATCGCTTTGATAAACAGATGCCTATGTGTAGCTATGGACTTAGCGGAGTATGCTGTAAGATCTGCAATATGGGGCCTTGCAAAATTACTAAAAAGGCCGATCGCGGCACTTGCGGTGCGGACGCCGATCTCATCGTATCGCGCAACCTATTGCGTCAAGTAGCTGCAGGCGTAGCTCAACACGGCGCGCACGCCAGAGAGCTTCTGCTGTCGCTAAAATGGGCGGCGCAGGGGAAATTAGATCTGCCCATAATAGGCGAATATAAAATCATCAATACCGCAAAAGCCTTTGGAATTCCAACTGAAGGCAGAGAGTTAAAAGAGGTAGCGATCGAGCTTGCCGATACGCTTTTAACAGATCTTTCGCAAAGTAGCGGCGAGTATAAAACCATCACTGCGCTCGCGCCCAAGGAGCGTCAAGAGGTATGGCGCAAGCTGGATATCTTGCCGATTAGTGCATATAACGAAGTCTTTGAGGCGTATCACCGAACGGGTGTAGGCACGGACGGAGACTGGCGCAGCGTGATGCAGCATCTTTTGCGCTGCGGGCTTGCTTTTACCTTCACCGGCGTAGTAGCTGCGAATATCGCTACGGATGCGCTATTTGGAGTAGGAGATCGCGTAACTTCCAAAAGCAATATGGGCGCGCTTAAAAAAGGCTGGGTCAATATCGCCGTGCACGGACATCTGCCGACACTAGTAAGCCTAATAGTGGGGATCGGAAATTCTAAAGAGTACCAGGACAAGGCTCGCGCAATAGGCGCGCAGGGGATCGCATTTTACGGCGTGTGCTGTTCTGGACTATCGGCGATGTATCGCAACTGGGGCGTCGTACCGCTCTCAAACGCCGTAACTGCCGAACTCGTCATAGGCACGGGAGCGCTTGATCTGTGGGTCGCCGATGTCCAAGATGTCTATCCTGCGATCATGGACGTGGCTAACTGCTTCCAGACCAAGGTCGTTACCACGAGCTCATCAGCTAGGCTTCCCGGAGCCGAGCATATTGGCTACGATCATCACCATAGCAATATCGCCGAGACTAGGAATTTAGCGCGTAAAATTCTAGACCGCGCATTGCAATCTCACGAAAAGCGCAAGGGACTGCCGGTATATATCCCGCCGTATGAAGTCGAGGCCGAAGTGGGCTTTTCGGTAGAATTCGTCCATAAGCACTACGGCGGCATGGAGCCGTTAGCGCACGCGCTAAAAAGCGGTGAAATTTTAGGCATCGTAAATATGGTCGGCTGCACCAATCCTAAAGTGCCTTATGAGCGCGCTATCATAGATGTCGCACAAACCCTAATCGAAAATAACGTCCTAATCCTGACCAACGGCTGCGCGTCGTTCCCGTTAATGAAGCTGGGCTTTTGCCAAAAAAACGCGTATAAAAAAGCAGGCGCGTCGCTGCGGGCATTTTTAGAAAAAGATGAGCTTCCGCCGGTTTGGCACGTGGGCGAGTGTATCGATAATACTCGCTCCAGCGGAATTTTCGCAGGTATCGCAGGGGTGCTAGACAAAAATCTCTACGAGCTGCCGCTTGCCTTCACCTCTCCCGAGTGGGCGAACGAAAAGGGCGTCGATGCCTCGCTCGGATTCCGCCTAATGGGCATCGACTCGTATCACTGCGTCGAGTATCAAATCCACGGCTCCGCAAACGTCATACACTTTTTCAAAGAGGGCACCAGGCGGGCACTTGGCTCTGTGATGCACGTAGATACCGATCCGGTCGCACTTGCGCTAAAAATGGTAAGCGACATGCGCCTAAAGCGTAAAGCTCTAGGCTGGCAGTAG
- a CDS encoding iron ABC transporter permease — MKNFKFMLVLLILATIATIAISLCIGRFGLSITEVLKALSGGEVAQNAHNVVMQVRLPRIIAAVLVGAALGISGTAYQGVFKNQLVSPDLLGVSAGACVGAAIAILLDLNILLIQLFAFVFGLAAVCITLLITRALRSSATIMLVLAGIIVSGLMGALIGFLKFMADPETKLADIVYWQLGSLAKVDPSVLAMIAPVMGVCIAILVLMSYRINVLSMGDATAAKLGVNVVLERGIIIVCATLLTASSVCISGIVAWVGLLMPHLTRMIVGVSNTKAIPASIFLSAIFVLIVDDVARSINQSEIPLGVLTGFIGTLFFIFILLKNKRKLNG, encoded by the coding sequence ATGAAAAATTTTAAATTTATGCTCGTGCTGCTGATACTAGCGACGATCGCGACGATCGCGATATCGCTTTGTATAGGGCGCTTCGGCCTAAGCATCACCGAGGTGCTAAAAGCGCTTAGCGGCGGCGAGGTAGCGCAAAACGCCCACAACGTCGTCATGCAGGTGCGCCTGCCGCGTATCATCGCCGCAGTGCTCGTGGGTGCGGCGCTGGGCATCAGCGGCACGGCGTATCAGGGCGTCTTTAAAAACCAGCTCGTCTCGCCCGATCTTTTGGGCGTCAGCGCGGGGGCTTGCGTGGGCGCGGCGATCGCGATCCTGCTTGATCTAAATATCCTTTTGATCCAGCTTTTCGCTTTCGTTTTCGGGCTTGCAGCAGTTTGCATTACGCTTTTGATCACGCGAGCGCTACGTTCAAGCGCCACCATAATGCTCGTGCTTGCGGGCATCATCGTAAGCGGTCTGATGGGCGCGCTGATCGGATTTTTAAAATTTATGGCGGATCCCGAGACGAAGCTTGCAGACATCGTGTATTGGCAGCTAGGAAGCCTCGCGAAGGTCGATCCCTCCGTGTTAGCGATGATAGCGCCGGTGATGGGGGTTTGCATCGCTATCTTGGTGCTGATGAGCTACCGCATAAACGTCCTATCCATGGGCGATGCGACCGCGGCGAAGCTCGGCGTAAACGTCGTGCTGGAGCGGGGCATCATCATCGTCTGCGCGACGCTGCTAACCGCAAGTAGCGTGTGTATCAGCGGCATAGTCGCGTGGGTGGGGCTTTTGATGCCGCATCTAACGCGCATGATCGTGGGCGTGAGCAACACCAAGGCGATCCCGGCGAGCATATTTTTAAGCGCAATCTTCGTGCTCATCGTAGACGACGTAGCGCGCAGTATAAATCAAAGCGAGATCCCGTTAGGGGTGCTTACGGGCTTTATCGGCACGCTATTTTTTATATTCATCCTGCTTAAAAACAAAAGGAAGCTAAATGGTTAG
- a CDS encoding ABC transporter ATP-binding protein, producing the protein MVRVESLDFGYVKSAPLTLHDVNLHLEAGAMLTILGQNGAGKSTLLNLISGTLEPLRGKISIDGKDMTSLSAKGRAEIIGYVSQSEVCEYDYSVFEYVLMGRTAHIGIFSQPSESDYKLAQRYMKMLEIWHLKDKIITRLSGGQRQMASIARALCSEPKIVIFDEPTSALDFANQYKFLRATKELLKNGYTVVLATHNPDFALLLGGYVALVKGGGEVAYGKAEQIIKSEILSKLYDLKLDVSYNEKVGRVCCLTYPF; encoded by the coding sequence ATGGTTAGGGTTGAGAGCTTAGACTTCGGCTACGTAAAATCCGCCCCTCTGACGCTGCACGACGTAAATTTACACCTCGAAGCGGGCGCGATGCTGACGATTTTGGGGCAAAACGGCGCGGGCAAATCGACGCTTTTAAATTTAATCAGCGGCACGCTTGAGCCTCTGCGCGGTAAAATTTCAATCGACGGCAAGGATATGACGAGCCTCAGCGCCAAAGGGCGCGCCGAGATCATCGGCTACGTCTCGCAAAGCGAGGTCTGCGAGTACGACTACAGCGTCTTTGAATACGTCCTGATGGGGCGCACGGCACATATCGGGATCTTTTCGCAGCCGAGCGAAAGCGACTACAAGCTCGCGCAGCGCTACATGAAAATGCTTGAAATTTGGCACCTAAAAGACAAGATCATCACGCGTCTAAGCGGCGGCCAGAGGCAGATGGCGTCCATCGCGCGCGCCCTTTGCAGCGAGCCCAAGATCGTGATCTTCGACGAGCCGACCTCGGCGTTAGACTTTGCCAACCAATACAAATTCCTCCGCGCCACGAAGGAGCTTTTAAAAAACGGCTACACCGTCGTTTTAGCCACGCACAATCCGGACTTCGCGCTGCTTTTGGGCGGATACGTCGCGCTCGTAAAAGGCGGCGGCGAGGTCGCATACGGCAAGGCCGAGCAGATCATAAAAAGCGAAATTTTAAGCAAGCTATACGAT